CGGTGACCACGGTGACGACGAGCGCCGCCCCCATGATCCAGGCCGCCAGCGTGGCCGCCCAGCCGGACAGCGGCGCCACGTAGAGCCCGATGGCCAGCCCCTGCAGCAGCGTCTTCAGCTTGCCGCCCCGGCTGGCCGGGATCACGCCGTCTCTGATCACCCAGAACCGCAGCAGGGTCACCCCGATCTCACGGACCAGGATGACGACGGTCACCCACCAGGGCAGCTGGCCGAGCACGGACAGCCCCACCAGCGCGGTGCCCATGAGCGCCTTGTCCGCGATCGGGTCGGCGATCTTGCCGAAGCTGGTCACCAGGCCGCGGGAGCGGGCTAGCTCGCCGTCGGCCAGGTCGGTCAGCGCGGCCACGACGAACACCACGAATGCCGCCCAGCGCCAGGCCGGGTCCAAGCCGTCGCCGTGGAAGAGCAGCACCGCGAACACCGGTACGAGCAGCAGCCGCAGCGCGGTCAGCGCGTTCGCGATGTTGAGCGTGCGGACGGTCTGGACCGGGTCTCCCAGGTGGTCGGGGGGCGCCGGCTTCACCGCTGGGCCACCAGGTCGACGCCTTCGGCCCCGACCAGCTCGGCGACCACGACGTCGCCGACCCGCAGCCCGGCGCCGTCCAGCACCGTCGTGGTGCCGTCGACCTCCGGCCCCTGGTGCGCGGCCCGGCCCTCGACCAGCGCCGACGGGCCGTCGCCCTCGACCGACTCGACCAGGACCTCGACCTTCTCCCCGATCCGGTCCTCGGCGCGCTGCGCCGTGAGCTCCTCGACCAGTCGGGTGACCCGCTCGACCCGCTCCGCCACGCCGACGTCGTCCAGCTGGTCGGCGAACCCCTCGGCCTCGGTGCCGTCCTCGTCGGAGTAGCCAAACACCCCCACGACGTCCAGCCGGGCGGCCTCGAGGAAGCCCTCCAGCTCGGCGACGTCCGCCTCGGTCTCCCCCGGGAATCCGACGATCACGTTCGAGCGGACGCCGGCCAGGGGGGCCAGCCGCCGGATCGAGGCGAGCAGCTCGAGGAACGCGTCGGGGCCGCCGAAGCGGCGCATCCGGCGCAGCACTGTCGCGCTGGCGTGCTGGAAGGACAGGTCGAAGTAGGGCACCACGCCAGGAGTCCCCGCCAGCGCCTCGACCAGCGAGGGGCGCAGCTCGGCCGGCTGCAGGTAGGAGACCCGGACCCGCTCGATCCCGTCCACCGCGGCCAGCTCGGGCAGCAGCGTCTCCAGCAGCCGCAGGTCGCCGAGGTCCTTGCCGTAGGAGGTGGAGTTCTCGCTCACCAGGAACAGCTCGCGCACGCCTTGCTCGGCCAGCCAGCGCGCCTCGGCCAGCACGTCGGCAGGACGCCGGGACGTGAACGCGCCGCGGAAGGTGGGGATCGCGCAGAACGAGCAGCGCCGGTCGCAGCCGGAGGCCAGCTTGAGCGGCGCGGTGGGGCTGCCGTCGAGTCGACGTCGGACGACGGGCGGCCCGGACGCCGGACCGGTCACCGCCGCGGCCACCCGGTCGACCGGGCTGATCGGCAGCAGGGTCCGCCGGTCGGTCGGGGTCGGCGCGGCCACCGTCTCACCGGCGAGCACCGCGCGCAGCCGGTCGCCGATCAGCGGGTAGTCGTCGAAGCCCAGCACGGCGTCCGCCTCCGGCAGCTCGGCCGCCAGCTCGGTGCCGTAGCGCTGCGCCAGGCAGCCCACCGCGACGACGGCCCTGGGCCCGCCCTCGGCCTTGAGGTCGGCCGCCGCCAGCAGGGTGTCGACCGAGTCCTTCTTGGCCGCGGCGACGAACCCGCAGGTGTTGACCAGGACCGCGTCGGCGTCCGCGGCGTCGTCGACCAGGACGAAGCCGTCCGCGGCCAGCCGACCGGCCAGCTCCTCGGAGTCCACCTCGTTGCGCGCGCAGCCGAGCGTGACGAGGGCCACGCGCTGCGGGGCAGCCGTCGAGGGGGCGGGCATGGGTCCAGCCTAGGTGGTGCGCGGTGCGGACCAGGACCCGCGCGGAGCGGGGCTCAGCCGCCGGCGAGCGGGTTGCCGGGGACGAAGCTCAGCCGGACCACCTCGCCGGTCTTGCCCGGCGAGCCGATCTCCACGCCGTTGACGTTGAGGGAGACGGCGCCGGCGTTGCCGAGCACGAGCTTGACGCTCGCCGGGTCGGTGAACACCTTGGTGGTGCCGGCCGCGACGATGCCGGTGAACGACTCGGTGCTGCCGGTGGTGACCGACAGCCAGCTCTTGCCCGAGTTGACCGTGAGCCGCACCGTCACCCCGCCGGGCAGCGCCGCGATGGCGCTGTTCGTTGGTGCGCTGCTGGGGGCAGGTGACGTCGTCGAGGCGCTGGCCGTGGGCAGCGCCGCCGAGCTGGACCCGGTCGGCTCGCTGATCGCCGTGCGGCCGCTGCCGCCACCGCGGTTGACCAGCTGCAGGACGCCGATCACGGCGACGACCAGCAGGGCCACGGCCATGGCCGCCGTCCAGTTCGGGCCGCGGCGCTCCGGGCGGGCCGCGGTCTCGGACTCGAACACCTCGGTGGCGCTCGGCCCGTGCGGCGCGTGCAGCCGGTCGAACTCGGCGACCAGCGGGGCCGGGTCGGCGCCCACGATGCCGGCCAGGGTGCGCAGGTGCCCGCGGGCGTAGACGTCGCCGCCGCACAAGGTGAAGTCGTCCGCCTCGATGTGCTCGATCACGGTGCGTCGGACCCGGCTGCGCTCGGCGACGTCCTCCAACGTCATCCCCGCTGCCTCGCGGGCAGCCGTCAGCTCCGCACCGATCGACACGGCCGCCGCCTCCTCCCAGGTCCTTCCTTTGGTCGACACCGGGTGACGATGACTGAACCGTCAGTCACGCTGGGTTATCGACCGTGCACGTGCGAAGGTGATGCCCCGCGCAGGCGTGCGTGAACCATGCTACGCCGCGCCCGATCACCGCCGGCAGGCCGTTTTGCGCGGGATGTCCCTTTCCGGACGCGCTATTCGCCGCGCAGGGTGAACAGGAGGCCGTCCAGCTCGTCCGGCGGGACGAGCACGTCGCGGGCCTTGGACCCCTCGGAGGGTCCGACGATGCCGCGGGTCTCCATCAGGTCCATGAGCCGGCCGGCCTTGGCGAAGCCCACTCGCAGCTTGCGCTGCAGCATGGACGTCGAGCCGAACTGGGTGGTCACCACCAGCTCCACGGCCTGGCACAGCAGGTCGAGGTCGTCGCCGACCTCCTCGTCGATCTCCTTCTTGGGGCCGGCCCCGACCGTCACGTCCTCGCGGTAGCTGGGCTGCAGCTGGGCCTTGCAGTGCTCGACCACCTGGTGGATCTCGGTCTCGGTGACCCAGGCCCCCTGGATCCGCATCGGCTTGCTGGCCCCCATGGGCAGGAACAGGCCGTCACCCTGGCCGACCAGCTTCTCGGCGCCCGGCTGGTCGAGGATGACCCGGCTGTCCGCCAGGCTGGACGTGGCGAACGCCAGCCGGCTGGGCACGTTGGCCTTGATCAGGCCGGTCACGACGTCGACCGAGGGTCGCTGGGTGGCGAGCACCAGGTGGATCCCGGCGGCCCGGGCCAGCTGGGTGATCCG
The sequence above is a segment of the Actinomycetes bacterium genome. Coding sequences within it:
- a CDS encoding RodZ domain-containing protein, whose amino-acid sequence is MSTKGRTWEEAAAVSIGAELTAAREAAGMTLEDVAERSRVRRTVIEHIEADDFTLCGGDVYARGHLRTLAGIVGADPAPLVAEFDRLHAPHGPSATEVFESETAARPERRGPNWTAAMAVALLVVAVIGVLQLVNRGGGSGRTAISEPTGSSSAALPTASASTTSPAPSSAPTNSAIAALPGGVTVRLTVNSGKSWLSVTTGSTESFTGIVAAGTTKVFTDPASVKLVLGNAGAVSLNVNGVEIGSPGKTGEVVRLSFVPGNPLAGG
- the pgsA gene encoding CDP-diacylglycerol--glycerol-3-phosphate 3-phosphatidyltransferase, which produces MKPAPPDHLGDPVQTVRTLNIANALTALRLLLVPVFAVLLFHGDGLDPAWRWAAFVVFVVAALTDLADGELARSRGLVTSFGKIADPIADKALMGTALVGLSVLGQLPWWVTVVILVREIGVTLLRFWVIRDGVIPASRGGKLKTLLQGLAIGLYVAPLSGWAATLAAWIMGAALVVTVVTGVDYVVKAQRLRHTARLTRAQAAGTSGVEG
- the rimO gene encoding 30S ribosomal protein S12 methylthiotransferase RimO, producing MPAPSTAAPQRVALVTLGCARNEVDSEELAGRLAADGFVLVDDAADADAVLVNTCGFVAAAKKDSVDTLLAAADLKAEGGPRAVVAVGCLAQRYGTELAAELPEADAVLGFDDYPLIGDRLRAVLAGETVAAPTPTDRRTLLPISPVDRVAAAVTGPASGPPVVRRRLDGSPTAPLKLASGCDRRCSFCAIPTFRGAFTSRRPADVLAEARWLAEQGVRELFLVSENSTSYGKDLGDLRLLETLLPELAAVDGIERVRVSYLQPAELRPSLVEALAGTPGVVPYFDLSFQHASATVLRRMRRFGGPDAFLELLASIRRLAPLAGVRSNVIVGFPGETEADVAELEGFLEAARLDVVGVFGYSDEDGTEAEGFADQLDDVGVAERVERVTRLVEELTAQRAEDRIGEKVEVLVESVEGDGPSALVEGRAAHQGPEVDGTTTVLDGAGLRVGDVVVAELVGAEGVDLVAQR